The Topomyia yanbarensis strain Yona2022 chromosome 3, ASM3024719v1, whole genome shotgun sequence nucleotide sequence gacatgtgtcaatagaaagcacggagagatcatcttccacctgaaacaactcctaccgagccacggctgcttcaggaagtatttTCATCGGTTCGGGTACGCAACTTCACCATTATGTCcagagtgtgagaacgtcgaggagacaccggagcatgtggtctttgaatgtccgaggtttgaagctACTTGCAGGAAGCTACATAAAACGGGTGGACCgcacatcaacccggataatgtaacctacagaatgacaagcgacgtacaGACGTgaaacgcagtaaacagagttatgatgtagatcatgactgTCTTACAACGGAAATGGCGTGATGAACATagagcaacggtttcgggagagcaatcaccgccaaggaactctccgcaggaataagttagatccaccgccgaggaatagtcgagtagactgcaacagagcaccgagtatgagtcgtcgaaacgccagcgaaccggatgcCATGCTCCATTTGAaatcgccagaccgaccacgataccccaccggttgttccaaaagaaatatagcgaaacccaaagaagaatcggtattgggagaacttttttcgccagtgaactctccgtcagcgtaagctagattctcCGCTGgtgactagactgagtagatctCGAACCAGTCGAGGAGCTGAATGAATCAACAAGAATGTAATGTAAATGgcacaagaagagaactaaagggcttaaatGAGTTGCggcgctaaatggcaccggtcagGGAGCCAAAGAGCTaaagaagttgtggtactgaaaccaaagaaAAATCGGCATCAGGAGAACTCTCtgtcagcgtacagtcagattcacctccgggaactagactgcgtagaccgcgacgagtcACCACGCCGGGTCTCCAGCAAATCGGAAGCCCTACTCTACCTGAATCGCCGacctgacctcggcacctggctCGCTTttgaacttctctcgccggggagcttttcgtcggagtaggctagatccatcgtcagggactagaccgagtagttcgcgaacaagtcggaagcgaagtggtactaaatggggcacaagggaactgaagggctcagtaaattagactgtCTGAAGTTTACTGCCcggattgtcctcgtaggggaagagcactaattctgGACCCACAGCTAACTTTCCTACTACCATACAGAAATTGCCACATTGTttggatggtcgaaaactggaAGTGTGTCGAGGATGGGTGCTGTAACCCATCTGAAAGAACTAGTTGGATAGGAGTGTGTATCTTCTCTTCCCGAAGTATTGCCGTAAGGTAAttccggggaggaatcaggttccgtgcAATATTAGCTGTATTTGCGGGTCGggtgactacccaaacccgttccccgagttgttgatttttgtacatttttttcctgctcagattgtttttgaacattttttcatatatatacaaaaaatattcagctccccgaaaaattttcttagcgcGCCGCTGGGTCAAAGGaaatttgttggaaaatattggTACAACTTTCTAATATGGAAAATGAATTTCGACATACTTTGACGCCGAAACTTAGGCCGCGGTCGGAGTAAACGCGTGAAATTCGCCTGAAGCGTACAGCAAGTACGAATCTAAGAAAAGTAGAGACAATACAAAACAATCTATTGATCTGCTTCTGATTGGTCATTTGGACAGTCGCAAGCAttcgaaaagttttcaaaagtgtcGAGTACTCTGAATAACAGTACTTTTGATACATATTGACTTAAAATTGTACATTGAGTTTTAACTATGTATGTTGTTATCAGAAACATGAATTAAAACGACAATTATGTAAATTTAAATACTGCACGAATTGTATATTCTTATCATACTTGCGACGCATGAAATGCTTTTGAACCATCGACTGCAAATACAGTTGCAGTCCGGAATAATTTCACAATTATTGAACccacaaatttggtggtacttttgTGGGATCATGGTGGCTCAAATTGAGCAACATTTGGGAAAGGCACATCgcctattgatttttttaacagcaaataattttagcagtttttccCCAACTTCATTTTATAGGtactgtctttgttccatcataCTTAAACAGAAAACTACTACTATAGATTCCATTTtgaagaaaactgaataaatttaaaacaagaTAATTCGATGTTATAAGTGACGAAAATCTTTTGATAGGAACCAACATCTCCCCAGTCATCGAGTCCTACGCCAGGTTTCTGGCTGTCCTTTGTTAAGCTAGGGTTACCAAAATAGGCTGAGTACTAATGAAGGACAGGTTAAATCTCCACCGAGAAAAAATTTCAATGATGTAGAACCAGCGCTAGATGCAATGACGGCGTTAATAACATACGTTACAAAATAAGTTTtacttgaaattttaacaaacccGCTAATGGCTTGAACATAACACGTAGTATTTTTGCGATTCATGAAACGGCTTAGCCCTGGTACAATCCGCCTGCTTCAcagtgtcatgaacaacgatGGAACTCATATGGTGATATTATACTAGTGCTACTGTAAAATCAACGGTACATGAAACAATTACTTTCTgtaccaaccagtaacgcgggtgacgtcgtgtaaactgtcgaatacgattTAGTgttgcttaatttaatacatataataaattatacaaaattactcttgcaggaatggttttcgataacaaattacaaattcgacgttcaacaatagtaaatataaatgtgaATTCCACTTCCAgtaattcgttttgccatagcCAGATGCAACTGGACGCGTACGGTGTTACTTCAGGTTCGAGTAATTCTATCATTCTTAGATGAGCCTAGCATCCAACTCGAGTGCCCATAATTAAATATCTTTGGCAACATTGGTTGATATTAACAAGTCAGGTTCGGAATGGGtttctgaaattttaaattttctggttcgggtcgggatcgggttttaaaatatcctttttaattttaaaatatccgGGCTCGGGTTGGGTTCGGGTTCTTCAATTTTCAAACTCTCGGGTTCGAGTCggattcgaaaaaattgaaacccgttGAAACTCAtgcagtgatgtaccaaatcgggtttttaaaattttggggaaaaacccaaggttttttcccggttaaaacggttttttcgcgggaagattgggttttttttgcatttttttgatattttagtaattgaacattaatgtattgttatccaaacatttttattttatttatgattattattgtcataaagttttACATGTATATAaaaattctgaatggttttcctcgattTAATCATTATTATAGCGGTAATCCAACAtttctttacaaatattgtggttaaatTAGTGATAAAGCTTTTCAGCACGTTTTGAGCTAAGTCGACtgcgtttcttactgtgaatccacctacacgtactaaacattttttctactgttgctgatgtattttttttcatggacttgttgacttttctcggtgaaaatgaaaactccaaattttcccattaccacacgtaacgtttcggcttactgctcttcagccatcgtcggacgcataaacttaggggaactgggggcaagtccgacactgtgggtaagcccgacaccccatgACTTTTCCTAGAAACCAGCTTTAAAATAATCTCAAAATGATAATGAACCTTTAAATTACTATTTTGGGCACTTCGAGACACATTTGGTACATAGTGATGTGTCAAATATCgaacaataaacaaaacaaacacaACCGGTGATTCGCGTACAGGTAGATATTATTTTTCGCTCGTTGATGTTAAGGTTTTAAGAGCACTAAAAGTACCGGAAACAGGattatttaagttttatagccTTATCTACACTTCACATTATTAACTGTATTCAATAAGAGGTAAGTTAGACCAATACAGTATTAATTatcatgattttgaaaaattgtgcgTTGTTGGGGTGAGACCGACACTCCTAATGTGAGGTAAGTCCGACACCCTCTTTGCATAGGTGATTAGGATTCTGTAATTGACTAAGTAGACTAACGTAGCTACGAATTataatactaataataatgcttgataaatataaaattataaGTGTATATATTTATGTTTTATAGATGCCTCGAAACTACAAAAGGAAGACCTGTCGTAGGAGCTGGAGCAAAGAACAGTTGAATCTTGCGAAAGATGCTGTCAGTGAAGGTGTTTCCATAAAATGTGCGGCAAAATCGTTTGGTATTCCAAGAATCACACTATTGGATCACGTCCGTGGCAAGGTGACGAAATCAAAACTCGGACCAAAAGAAACCGTCTTTACGGCAGATCAGGAAAATGAATTGATACATCATATGCATGACTTGGAGAGTCGATTCTATGGAATTACAAAAGACGACATTCGTCAACTAGCCTTCGAACTTGCCGAAAGAAACGGGATACAACATCCATTAAACAAGCAAAAAAGAAGAGCTGGACGCGATTGGCTGTACCGATTTATGAAACGTAATCCGAAACTAACATTTCGGAAGGCAGAAGCAACGTCCGCCGCAAGAGCCGGGGCGTTTAACAAAGTGTCCGTAGATTCTTTCTTCGATAtgcggtgaccataaaatcttatgttgctgatgtagttgatgccgaaagaattcggattgcgatttgtgagagttctgattatggttcatactaatgacgaatgtcaaggccactCGCTTTCTGCATATTACTCACTTTTACTTTTCACTAACTAAATaagtattttctaaattttgtgtgaatacctacctcattacgctaaaagtatagcaacccataaaatgagtaacaagcagaataaaagtagtttaggcatcacacgattattctaattttcactagtcagagtaagaatgactattgttcccactattatatgaaacaagttggaatatggaATAGACCGAAATTGAAGTCGCAGGAACAGAAAATCCGTTAAATATAAtagaatgtgaaaattggatttaaacttcaagtttcaaaatcggACAGGAGCTTTTCGATTAAGTCCTACAGcataaaaactgtaaaaaagtatatccggttcttacaaaggacttttctttatccgacttttaatcttgaatgtaacgttgtacgGAATTTTCTGTGAGCGAGTTATACTGGAGGTTTATCTTTgccgactttttcgggtgagaatattctaagcgattctcatgctcaaggatctctgtccgatttttacggtTGATGTTTATATGCGATTTTTACATGCTAAGATATCTGAAGTAGAttctacaaagtatgttttatccttgtgacttttattttcggtctctcaaatgtaaatggaagattcttcaaaaaactttaaatgaacatcatacattcgataaaacgaaaaaaaaacatatttcgtacgggttaaaatgatttgggaaaaaacccggttaaaatccaaaaataaaaacccgggaagatggaatttttcccagCGGTACATCACTGCTCATGAGCCACTGGGACATCAGCATTGCTCGGAAAATGCTTTTCAACActaagcattgcatacatacagaacaTTTTACAGGTCACTTAGaaagtgttcattttaccaccagtaCATGTTCATTCTACCcacacgctataaacatgtctcttttttggacatgtttcgaaatcaagaataatgtttGTGTTTATGTCGACGTATTTCcaccaaatatgtacaaaacatgtcttacaagaaacatataaggtgattgtagtatctcaatcacttattagttaaaaataatgattttacttaacgtgttcattttaccaccagttcccctaTAGAAGATAGATATACTCAACATCAATTATGTAAGCTTCCCATTAATTATAGATACAAAATAATACATAGAACtgtagaaaataattttgtccagTTGTTTG carries:
- the LOC131686905 gene encoding uncharacterized protein LOC131686905, whose product is MPRNYKRKTCRRSWSKEQLNLAKDAVSEGVSIKCAAKSFGIPRITLLDHVRGKVTKSKLGPKETVFTADQENELIHHMHDLESRFYGITKDDIRQLAFELAERNGIQHPLNKQKRRAGRDWLYRFMKRNPKLTFRKAEATSAARAGAFNKVSVDSFFDMR